A region of the Oryzias melastigma strain HK-1 unplaced genomic scaffold, ASM292280v2 sc01423, whole genome shotgun sequence genome:
TTTTTTATGTCAACTTTTCTTGGATGCTTGATTACTTTCCACTTaactcacatttttaaactttactgtGGGgcgacagaaaaaaaaataacgacTGAAATAATATGTTGTGGTTGGAATTGTGTCATTAAAACACAATGAAGTTCATGAAAGCAAACTGaaggacaaacagggagggtNNNNNNNNNNNNNNNNNNNNNNNNNNNNNNNNNNNNNNNNNNNNNNNNNNNNNNNNNNNNNNNNNNNNNNNNNNNNNNNNNNNNNNNNNNNNNNNNNNNNNNNNNNNNNNNNNNNNNNNNNNNNNNNNNNNNNNNNNNNNNNNNNNNNNNNNNagtaaaaaaaaaaaatgctgaatgtAGCAAAAACTTTTGAGTTGTACCACAATTTCtgctgcaataaaaatgttttaatcattttttatatctatttattagtctaaaaaagtttactatgttgtttttgtgcttgattATATCTTAACTAGTTTAGGgccttttaaatcaaatcaaactttaagtGCTTTTCACTTCTTAACAATTGCTTTAATGATTtatattcaaaacttttttgtggCAATTCATAAAATCCATACATTAGTAAAACTCCAgcttcatctgtttttattttttacagatattattaattattttacacattgaaccaaaaaatgtcaaaaataaccTTCAATTTTGattaatacatttcatttttttattacaaaaatcataaatattgaTATCAATCAGTATTGGGTTTTATTACTACAAGAGGATTAGAtccatggaggaaaaaaaggtgcatggaaaattctgactttaaactcagaattctgagaaaaaaagtcagaacttTGAGGTTCAAGTCAGAATTTTCCAtacctccattttttttccttcatggtCCTATTcctagatacaaaaataaaaatgaatacaaccaaaacaaagttaaaacaaggtcaaaaactatgtaaaagtttcaaaaaccaGGTGAAGCTCCACTGAAATACAATATTTCAAGGTCATaacttttatatttgctttaaatcaaacatttttcaaagctaaaaacttttttttttcacaataaatcttTAGATTAAAATGGATCGGGGAGAATACTAaaggttaattaaaaaagataagaTGAGCAATCAAGAAAAACATTAGGGAAATACATGGAATGTGTTTTATATTAGTGAAAAACACATGTAGGTGCTTTCAAAGTGAGATTCCCTCAGTATTTAGATAAAGTCACTTGATTCACATCATAAATCttatgatttgtttttccaAGTCGACTTAACACAAATTCTGTGTATTGCTCAGGTGTTGTTGTGGTCGTCTGGTGGGGGAACATTCCTGGCAGGAGTCTGTTCCTCCGCTATCTTTCTATGCTGCCTCTGGACCAGACATGGAGGAGGACTGGTCCACAGAGGTCCACACTAGAGCGAGTCCCACCAATGCTTATGGGACTATAGATTTTGAAGACACCGCGACACGAGTGTGTCGGGCAAAGGTCTGTAATCCTATTGTTGTTTcgtcaaagaaaaatgtttgttctgctCCCACCTTAATATTAGAAAGTTCAGCGTTCTTTAACAAGCTACAActcaaattcaaatgtttttcctaaatttagAAAGAAGTTTAGCTTCTGGTGGTTGTATAAACTTCGGTTTGTTATGATATAAAGAGACTTAATTGAGTTGTATAAAAGCTGAGATGCTATCCACCGTTATGACAAAACAAAGAGCACTTCCATGTATTTTCAGTACGTCCGTGTGGCCGTGGACTCCAAGCCCGAGGCTTTACTGCAGCTGATGCTGAGGGAATGGCAGATGGAGAGACCCAAACTGCTGCTGACGGTCCAGGGAGGCACAGAAAACTTTGTCTTGCCCCCAAAAGTTATGCAAGCTTTCAGCAAGGGGCTGATCACTGCTGCCCTCAACACAGGGGGGTGGATACTCACCGATGGGATTAATACGGGTAAGTAAGGAAAAGGTTTGAGattctgttaaaaatgtctgaacACTGTTATATTCTAAGCTTGAGTTCTGCTCATATTATAAATCTGGTGGATCCATGCAagaacttaaatatttttaatgtctgATCTTTAAAACTCACATTGATGCACTTAAAGTGTTCTTAACATTCCCTCCAGGTGTGTCTAAGTATGTAGGGGAGGCAGTGAAAGTGTTTGGAGGCCACGACCTGAGAAAGAGGAACACAATTGGTATCACACCATGGGGAGTGATTGACAACAACATGGACCTCATAGGCAGAGATGTCAGTACAAAAACGTAGTTTCTTAGCTGGGCCTGATATTGATGTTGTTTGGTGGGGGTTGACTTGACAAAAGTCATCCTTTCCTCAGGTGTTCAAGCCCTACCAGCCACTGGGAAACCCCCTGAGCAAGAGAGTCTGCCTCAACGGGTTCCATTCCCATTTCCTGCTGGTGGATGATGGAACACTTGGGAAATATGGCTGCCAGCAGGGCCTTCGGAAGAAACTGGAGAAGCACATCCAGCAGCAGAAAATACATCCTCGTGAGTCTTTGTGTTGGAGGGGGGCTTCATGTAACCAATTCCTCCTCCACCCACCGTCCCTTGTCTTGTTTGCAGGATTGAACCAAAGAGTGCCTATGGTGTGTGTAGTGGTGGAGGGAGGTCCCTCCGTTGTTTTCACTGTGCTGGATTATGTGAGCAGTGCCCCCCCTGtgccagtgtttgtgtttgaaggATCTGGCAGAGCTGCAGACCTGCTTTCTTTCTTGCACAAGCAGACCGCCAACGACAGGTATTTTGATAAACGTCGACCAGGTCTAGTGCGTTAGCTCTTAATGCTTCatgttattcaaataaaatccGTCATAGTTAATATTTAGCTTATTACAATAACAAACGAAAAGAGTTAATTaattaagcttttatttaaaaaataatacaacaaactaacaaatacagaaagacaaaatatgCAGGGGGAAAATAAGTGTAAATAATGTAATCTATCCTGTCTATCACCTACATCTGTtctcatttgatttgttttctgcaCTAAAATCTTTGTTTCAATTGTGACTATTCAGTTATCTGTAacttaaaatagtcagaaaagtaaTCCATggtatttttctttcagagaataactgaaaatatacttcattgtcatatattgtgatatatattgttattgtgatgcaaaataatttatatGATGATATGCAGTTTTTCCCATATCGCCCGGCACAAAGATACTTTTATTAAACTGCTCATTTAAGtgataaatcagaaaaaagtatatccttgttttcttttgagttactcttttttaatattacgtacataaaaacatattttttttagtatgaaTTCACTTATAGGAATAATGCTGGGAATAAAATAACATTCCTGTATCTCTCATTTAGGCAGCTGGATGCTGACATTATAGAGGACTTCCTCACTAGAATTGGTGATGAATTTGGAGTGGAGAGAACTGAGGCGGTTCGTCTTTACTCTGTTCTCCAGGAGTGCATGGACCACAGAGAGTCTGTGAGTAAAAACACTATAGCCACAGTGTTTCAACACACAGGCTGctcagaaaacacttttatgttCAACAGATAACTATTTTTGACTCTGAATCAGACGATCACGCGGCACCAGATGCAGCCATTTTAAGTACTACACTCAAGGGTACATTTTCTATAGTTTTCTTTggttatatagatttttttctaaatagaagAAAGtattaatgtgtattttttcattaaataaaatgtaggcACAAAGGCCAGTCCAGCAGAGCAGCTAAATATGGCTTTAGCATGGGACCAAGCCGACATCGCTCAGAAGGACATCCTGGTGTACGGACAGCACTGGCCGGTAAGTGCGGCTGAGGCAAAGTCGGGTTTGTTTCCCCTCTACAGGCCTTTCGTAAAATGCTCATTAGCACTACTCTGTGGTCATATTTTTACTGAAGATACACCAAcatcttatttttatgtttacgTGACTGTATTTGCAGGTTGGTTCCTTGGAAAAAGCCATGCTTGATGCTCTGGTGTTGGACCGTGTGAGTTTTGTTAAAATGCTGATAGACAACGGCATGACCATGAGCCACTTCCTCACTGTGGAGCGCCTGGAAGAGCTTTACAACACGGTAATTATCTTGTGGTTttgagatttgtttttaatttttattgagaataaaaaaaaaaaaaaatctatcttaaaaaaaaacattattcaaaCCTTAATTTAGTAGGAATAGATCGTAGTATGAAGATCAgacttattttttacattaagaaGAAATACAGTTTCTCTCTAAGCTCATAGTTTTGAAATTACAGCTCTTATCAGTGTCAAcataaagtactttaaaaaatgtttgtcttttgaaaTCACAAATCCATCCTCTGTGTGTTATGGTTAGAAATCTCAAGTATTGTGTGTCTTCTGGAAACATGAATATTTGGAAGGCTGCTACTGTCAGGGATTTAACAAGAGTGATAGAAGAGGAGCCTCACATCTCCAGTTTGTTCCTTATATTAGGTTTTCAATAATAGAAACGTTATTTTTCAGCCGCTGGGGCAGACTCCGCGCTTCCTGCAACACCTTGTTGAAGATGCAAAGCAGGTcagttgtttttaacaaaatatttccaTGTGTATTCATATATATGTATTCCTTGCTTGCATATTTACTGTGTTTCTATGTGTGATGGGTAGACGTCTCTTCCAGCTGGTTACCGTCTTTCTCTTATTGATGTTGGCCTGGTGATAGAATACCTGATTGGAGGAGCATACCGCAGCACCTACACTCGAAAACACTTCAGAGCTGCGTACAGCCGCATGCAGGACAACGTCAGTATagatattcttattttttaatacatcctataaaaaaacaaattaaaatcagcTCATAGTTGCTCATATTACACTCTGCTCTGGCTTTTAGGACAGAAGATGGGACAGTTCTGGCTCCTTTTCTAAACAAAAGCTCGGACTGAAATCAAACTCCCGGAAGAGTGGAAGTCGTCAGGACTTGCATTTCTTTAGAACTGCTCAGCCCTACAAACGCAAGGTTGAGTCTTTTTAACTTGAAATTCTAGATAATTGGAAAATATATCTGCTTTAGTATTAGCTCACtattaaaagtgtgttttttgacTCAGCCAGTAGGACCTGATTAAGAAAGCATACTGGTTCtagtatttatttgtctttatctGTCCCCTCTTTCCCTATTCTTGTGTCTAGGAGCAAGATGCGACCCCCGGGAGCACTCTAAACACGAGGTTCAGTTCAGGCCTCGGTGACGCTTCACTGCAGGTCCCTTTTAACTTCAACGACCTCTTTGTCTGGGCGGTTCTTCAGCAGCGGCAGCAGATGGCACTATTCCTGTGGCAGCACGGTGAAGAAGCGCTGGCCCGAGCCATCGTGGGCTGCAAGCTTTACCGCTCCATGGCCTTTGAGGCGCGGCTGAGCAGCATGTATGACAACATCGCTGAAAAATTCAAGGCAGACTCACTGTAAGTTGTAAAGTTTGCATAAATGTGGTAGACTTGTTTGGAATTTTGCCTTTTTCAGTATGAGGTATTAACCCCAAAAAGTGATGgatttagcaaaacaaaagatgtttggatgttttctatgaatttcctaaaaaacacCAATATTCTCTACTAATACTTGACCAGAACAATACAATTCTATGGAGATTATTGTTTCAGTGCAATGgtgaatgtttcttttgtgtttcaggGAGTTCGGTAAGCTGGCGGTGGACGTGTTGGATTGTGCATTTCGACAGAACGGGCAAATGGCCATGAAACTGTTGACCTCAGAGATGGAAGCATGGAGCCACTTCACGTGTCTGCAGTTGGCAGTCTCCTCGTGTCACAGACCGTTTGTCTCACACTCGTGCACTCAGACCCTCCTCACTGATCTCTGGACGGGCCCCCTCAACATGAGAAAGAACTCCTTCATGAAGGTGAAAGTCGCTTCAGCTTCATTTTACGTGAAATGCTCCAAAAAATACAGCATTTTATTGCAAGAgacacatccatccattcagTTAGAAATATTATAAATGTCACATGGATTTCTATGCAGTTCCCACAAAAAAGAATCTTCTGGTTTGaagaaagttgaaaaaaattgcatcccactccaatcatcttttgagctatttttaaagtgttcccagtggtcttttaattggaGCTGTCACGCGATTAATTcttgtgtgattaattaattgcgacctgtgattaattaattaatctattttaatcgcaacattttaaacctaataattgctgtaaaaagcctaattttgagatatttttatttaaagttgtgacattttggtgcagtaaaacatcaaattacAACTAAAAACTGACTATTACTTTCTACTAACATAACAGATTTCCAACCCTCACTTTTACACCAacaagggttttttttccaatctcgaacgataaagaaaaaacaaacaaaatacaagaGCAAAAAATCAAGTCTACATTGCttattttacacataaaaagagttggaacacttttctgaaaaatccacaaaacattTACCACAAATTTTTTCTTATTACCATAATACATGTTGACAAACCTCATTTCACAGTTACTGTCCGATGTAATGAGCCCTCCGTGTACCCTATTCATTTATGACAACGAACACCCTCGTCAGGCTTTATCCCTTACAAAATAGATAATAACGGTGGTGTTGGTGGCTTGTTTGTAGTTCTGATAGTTGCACATTTGTGTATTTATAGCAACAAAGCGGCGTGC
Encoded here:
- the LOC112141413 gene encoding transient receptor potential cation channel subfamily M member 6 — its product is LRCCCGRLVGEHSWQESVPPLSFYAASGPDMEEDWSTEVHTRASPTNAYGTIDFEDTATRVCRAKYVRVAVDSKPEALLQLMLREWQMERPKLLLTVQGGTENFVLPPKVMQAFSKGLITAALNTGGWILTDGINTGVSKYVGEAVKVFGGHDLRKRNTIGITPWGVIDNNMDLIGRDVFKPYQPLGNPLSKRVCLNGFHSHFLLVDDGTLGKYGCQQGLRKKLEKHIQQQKIHPRLNQRVPMVCVVVEGGPSVVFTVLDYVSSAPPVPVFVFEGSGRAADLLSFLHKQTANDRQLDADIIEDFLTRIGDEFGVERTEAVRLYSVLQECMDHRESITIFDSESDDHAAPDAAILSTTLKGTKASPAEQLNMALAWDQADIAQKDILVYGQHWPVGSLEKAMLDALVLDRVSFVKMLIDNGMTMSHFLTVERLEELYNTPLGQTPRFLQHLVEDAKQTSLPAGYRLSLIDVGLVIEYLIGGAYRSTYTRKHFRAAYSRMQDNDRRWDSSGSFSKQKLGLKSNSRKSGSRQDLHFFRTAQPYKRKEQDATPGSTLNTRFSSGLGDASLQVPFNFNDLFVWAVLQQRQQMALFLWQHGEEALARAIVGCKLYRSMAFEARLSSMYDNIAEKFKADSLEFGKLAVDVLDCAFRQNGQMAMKLLTSEMEAWSHFTCLQLAVSSCHRPFVSHSCTQTLLTDLWTGPLNMRKNSFMKIILSLLLPPAILMLEFKSEAEMCHVPQTHETMLFGLDSVKSTPAPQATADLSHHDAEQGLPFYEKCLGPVSRSVSTVKVQWLPWITRIYDFYTAPVVKFWFHTMSYLCFLMLFSFVVLVKMEAGPSIQEWLVIFYIVSTAVEKTREVLMSEPRKLRQKLKIWFSEYWNISDFVAIILFLVGLTLRWHADPYRTAGRITYCLDIIFWFIRVLDLLAVNQHAGPYLTIITKM